The Tenebrio molitor chromosome 2, icTenMoli1.1, whole genome shotgun sequence DNA segment AAGCTAGCAAGAAGAGgttttttgaattccgtttgcaccaattttaaattttcagtaggctagaatttcacctgacatttgtaattttgatatgtaattGATTGTGTGATTGCTTAACTGCCTCTGGAGGccattttgtacatttcatttaatttttattttggtaaaGAACCttgttataacataaataatgaatctatcgttattaaatgtaacactattttttgctaataacattttatttgtaaattgtctattacaaccatttaggtacatattacaaaatgaagtaaatgacTAGATAATACTATTGTTTAATCTAAAAACAGCTCtaggttttgtaattttcccaaaataaaagttaacagggggttgaaaaattagcacgtaaaaccctatggccagtcttaaaaaaaacgcactgtaGATTTATCCAACTaagatttgtaattttataaatttttactttgattttttgatttaattttaagccGCAGGTAAAAGCTGGtacataatagtatattatgcaacaagatttataaacggcactTTAGACACGAGTTTTATGTTAGCCACGAGCGAAGCGTAGCGGAGCgattgtttaataaacaagtgtctagagaagtttataaacgagttgaatactatactttttctacgaccaaattaacaaatggaacacacaaacgaaacaagcaacgtttttattaaacgttaatttaaacatccATACTAAATGAATATACCAAATATgagtatatacagggtgattctgaaataagtttggaaaaaaaatgtggagtatccttcacaaaaattaattctgcgtaaatgacttttggaggtgaaatcaaaaggatggaaattaccctatattcttgtattttcaacgcctatgaatagggaaaatttgtccgaatttcttcacttcattagcaaccgttgttacatcaactccaaaAAAAttcgtaggtgcaagcacactgctttgtaaatgtttctatggaaattaTCGAGAGGAGTTTGTGACTAATGGGCACCttttacctttgattattattgttgctaaactaccaaaataatcaggtaatcacctttctttaactcagcagcgtactagcaattttgaccaatttttcaatcatttttatctcgaaaacgaaaaaacttttgtaagattttttttttgtctatgactaCTTCTCGTTATCACCATTTACCgagtttttttccaaacttatttcagaatcatccTGTATATTTCTCAGGATACAAATTGTTGGTGGCTTCAggtccatatttgaaaaatacaacgaaTTATTTCACTGCAATGACGTTTTCTTTCACGCCGCATGCAaaactgataaacgtcaaaataccaACTTGATCTAGAGCTAAACATGTCCAAAAAATGCAAGCCGTGTTTAAAGAAACGCCGAAAACATCAAGTTGTGACTAATGAACAATCGTttttaaagtgacgttttatacactatttgtcagtgcaaaatgtgacactttagagaaagaagtagaaaaataaaataataagatttcaaattgaaattaatccAGCCGAAACTAACTATTTTGAAAGCACAATCCCACAGTAACTTAAATTTCTCTACGGTCTAATCTTTAGAATATAAACTATTATATTTTCAGGTCCCTTTACTATTTACGGGGTGGCTCTTAAGTGCTGTGCGCCGGGCCTCAACTAAGAAACCATGCACTAGACCGTCCCTACATTTAGTGTCTTTTAATTaagctaaatatttttaaaaagtcgtCGAGGCGACGACACGCTTTTCATTTTCGTTTTGGCCATCCTAATCTTTTAAAAtgtagttttaaaaatgtgaacGTATagcaaattatataaaaatttgtgCTTGCAAAAGAATGATCATTATTTGATAGAAATATCGGtatcaattaataaatccGGCCTTAATGCCGTGCCTCCTTTTTTGTAATGATAATACTAATTGCTGTCACGCTTCACGTAATTATCTATTTGGTAGTTACATCAGTGATGACGAGCTCAGCCTGAATGCCGATTAGCTGCCGGGTCAATGGTGGGAATGGttaataacaacaacaattaattattacagtGACAAAGATGATGGTGTTACCGTTTAGTATGTGAACGTATGTGCTCGCCGACTGAGCGTTGCTAGGAACACAAGAGTAGTTTCCAGAATGGTGTGTCGCAGCACTGGTAATGGTGAGGACGCTGGTCTTCTCCGAGAGGGTAGTCGTGACGTTGATTCCCCGGTCGACGTCGTAGTTGATCATGCGATTGTTGTGATACCAGAACACATACGTTGGCAATTCGGTGCTTTGTAACACGTTGCACTGGAGACGTAAACCTGAGCCGGGTTTCAGGTATTTTTCAGAGGGTCCCTGAATTTCTGCGCGTGCCTCTGAAACGGGATATTTGTTTGAGTGACTGCCGGATTGGGTTACGGGAAACAATTCCAtatcattttttgtcaaaaatgaacTGCTCAACATTTAACGGACCGAAAactacaaaagaaaatttcctTTTACCTGAAAGCAGATGTAACAAGTGTGACTTACGCAGGCTTTTAAACGAGAACATTCAGAACATTCAACGGAAAATATTTATCACCGGTTATATAAATTCTACGCCTATTACCATTCTGAAGAGCAAAGTACGTTTGTAGTTTGAAATTGATATTTTACAACACAAATCGCAGAATCACTAgtttattacaattttgttgACCAGCTTATTGGTTGTATTATCGGATGCTGTTACTCATAATTTAATGGTAATTCTAGCGTTAAACCGAAGCTTTCATTTTAGTTCCAGCCATTACCTTTCAAAAAGATACTAATTGGAAGCTTCAGGCTAGATGCATTTGTTGCAATAAAATAACGTCATCTACCTGGAATTCTGTCAAAACAGTTGCTAATTTAAATGCCAATTTAACCGTTTCACTTTTAATTATTAGTGTTTaaacatattaaataaaaaaaaatcgaaattcagCAACGTGACTTCCTCATTAACAAATATATCAGAAAACATGGGTGCAAAGGTCATATGTAGTACATGAGTATAAATCAGAATTTAACAATCTATCCAAGCCTGCAACACAAACTAggggttgccatttaaaaacgATGGTATTGGCGTCGCTGTGTAGAAACGCAAAGGgacgaaaaaaatgaaaataatcgGAGAATATCATATATTTTAAtgttcaataaaataataattaaagtgaggttacgtaTTTGACAAGTTAAAGACGCCTATTAAAAAGCGacttatgtttataaaataaagagAAAACCATGGCTTGCTTGACCACAAGTTTTACTGAAAGCTCGTTAACATCGGTATGATCAAACAAAAAAGTCATCCAAGTTACCCATGAAAAACAATTCAGTGTCTTAGCTAAATTCctatttgaaatgtcattatAATTTTCACAAGATGGTTTTTTCTTTAGACACTAAAAAATGTATGCTTTGTGAAGGTCACTTGACTCTAGtataggtgttggattctctcgtgggctatgagtcatatctgcgcaaacgacgaatatcagTTTCAAGTATAATAGgtgctacaaaccgaccggaaaacatcgtcattcgttacgttagtttcgtctctctctcgtctattgtaggtatttgaatttgaaagtatatagtcgacgttttcaattttcgtttacagatttttcactgataTATCGCTCCGCCCTCGcacagatatttccaaggtcacagcccatgagagaattcAACACCTCTAACAGTTATGCACATGAAAATTACATGAATTAAGCTAAGAtcttcagttttgtttttcataggTATCTGTGATTTTTTTCACCATATGGTAGTCGTAACAACactaaaataattcttttaaaaaaattcacaacagCTACCCCTCCATAAAATATGACAATGGGCTTCACAAATAGGTTCACTTCAAAATCAATGTTAGTTATTTTGTAATTGAGTTATCTTTCTCGTTTCTGGTCATTACCCTCTAACGTTACATTGCGGTATCTTCTAATCCAATTTGGTGTGATCTAATTCCCAAGTGTTCTCTTACAATAATACTTTTTCTGCTTAATTATAATGTCATACGACACTTATCACAAAAAGAATCATTAAGACTTGTATTTTTGTACATGCTGGATCAATTTGGTGATTACTTTTTGAAACACTCTTTCTTTGAAGTAGTAACGAATTATTTGTTGCAGAGATGTAGCAGAAAATTTTGAACGTTGCTCGATAACACAATTGCAGAATTTTCATATTCTTATGGGTGCAATTTGTCATTGTTTCTTACAAATTGTTCCGTGATTAATTTCAGAGTAAGATATGTTATCTTTTGATTACGTTGTCATTTCCGAGTTAAAAGGTAAACATTTCGAAACAAATCAACGTGTAATATCTGCActaattcaaatttatttgcttttaatttcttttaaaccTCTCTCAAAACTAATTATAACAAGCCGCACACCACATTGTACTGTACTTGTAATGTTTAGGCATGTACACGCTTTGCCCTCAGATTTAGTCTATAAACGGCAACCATTAATTACTGTAATAGTGCTCAAGGGTTCTATTGTTAGTTAAGATTAGTCTGTAGGAATATTGTTTGTGTTTCTCGTTAAAAGTGTgtcaaaagaagaaaaaaaatattttctatgtTTCACagtgttatttttgttttccattTGGTATGGAAATCACACGACCATTTTTAAGACAACTTCTTGAAGATTTTTCCTGGAAGTGATTGTTTCTCTTGCATGAATTGTTTCTTATGCATTTTCTTTTCaacatacatattataaaatattcataATGCATAACTTTGTTGAAGAGCGATTAGAAAAGTATTTATTTCTAAGAGAAGAAGagttctaaataaaaataatccttCTTTTTCCAGTGCAATTTTATATTAGATGATATTACTCTATAAATCTAGAAATGAAAAACTTAACTAAATAGAGagaaataaagaataaaattatttcgaacGAAGGAAAGTgtaagaaaaagaaaagaacaATGGAAGCAGGTGAGTGAGACATTTAAAGACaatatttcaatatttgaGCTGGATAACAAGAAAAATCTGTATaagaaatattaataaattgaactAAATACTAAGAATATGAAGgaaataacaaaatacaacaaaagTCTTGTTTGGaagataacaataaaatatattgtGATGGACGTAAGAGTGAGAAGATTTAAGGAAGAGTAGATAAGGAAAGGGTGTGGTAAAGTACGTACCAGAAGGTGTAAAACTGtgagaaataaatattatgtacATACACCAAAATagaaatgcaaaattaaaacaaataaataagaaactgaagaaaagtAAAAAGGAACGAGTTACAAATAAGAaagaatgaaaaagaaataacagAATGAGAAAGAGGATGTAGAAGATTGTAAAGTAATTGTTAGTTAATtgccatttacaaaatatctTTGGAAGAACTTCAGGTAGCTCCTTTTGTAAAGAGTGATTAACTGAAATAAAGCGAAACAAGATGTGAAAGGCGAGCACCGAAGCCATGGATTACTTTAACgtgcaatttttttagatGGCTTCCTATACATTCCAATCTTCTTAAAGCCTTCCACGTCAGCacttttgaataatttattcattaataCAAACTAGGCGACTTACCAACGACATTaaggtgaataaaaatgcTAGTGGGCGGATGCGAAGACACTTGGCATTCATACAAGCCAGCGTCCCTGTTTTGTACATATCTGATTTGTAGAGTCCAGTCCTGAAAAACATAAATTCGTTTCAGAGAGCCTTTTCAGGTAGAACAAATAGGTTACGGGGCAGGATGGAAAGGCACCGAACAAGTTactgtttaaaatttcaataaactCCACTCGGAAGTCGATAGCTCTAACATGTTTGATGGTATTTGGGGCGTAACTTCCCTTTACCTACGTAAATGGTTCGATAATGAAACTTTAAAAGACAACGTAGATGGAAAGAGTTGCATTTCAGAATATTGGCGTTTCGAGACAATGTTTCATTCTGAAGATGCAAAACGTGATTTAAAGGGGAACGAATTGCGCTAACATGTTGTCGTGATCAGATATGTCATTATATGTCCATCAGACGTAAAAGCCGGACAACACAATTATACACGTTGTGTTTTGTATGTAGATTGGAATCTAATGTGATGCAATGAATCCTCTACAATCATAACAACAAAAGCACTCGTCTGTTATTTTGAAACCGAAGGATCTACATTTCGCGGAAACCTTGTTTGgacaaaatgttattaaaactGAAATTGAATAATTCTTTCAAATTTACCACATTCTGAAAAAGTGActatggaaaacaaagaataatttgtaaaatactGTATTGTGTCAAAATTATCAGGTTACAAATTTCCGCTTTTCTTTCACTGTTatagattattattaaataatgcaGTTTAGAAAACGAGACGGTTAACAGATTAATCTAAAAGTAACTGACAAagtcaaattataaaaaatctaTAAAGATTTGAATGTATAGTAGGAGTACAAGATATTGTAAACTCATTATAAAATAAGCCGATTGCCCCTTACAATGGTTTATGGCTTGTCCGTAAAGGTGTTGTAAATAATACCGGATTTCGGCCGCTTCGGCACGCTCCGAACGTTTGCAGCTTGATGGTCCGTactcaaaattttgtaacttgacctgacctgaccgaCCGCACAGTGAGTCATGTGAATCTGACAACTGGAATCTTACCACTTACCAGTAACGGATACGCACTTcacttcaaataaataaataactttatactttggtacagttgcggccaaataaaactgggcagcaattttttctattgtaaatcggaattaaatattaaatcacCTGAAAAATAATCTCCTAGGAGATAACATAacaaactatttttcaaattgacatcaTCCGTCACTGTTATGTTGTGCCACACGTATGGGTATCTGGTTACCAgagaaactttcattttaaaagcctgaattaccaaaatttacaaagatgacataaaatgtcaatttagtgGTCGCTTTTATTTGACAGCAACTGTACATTACCTTAGTAAAGAGTACTGTAAAACTGTTTCACtctgaaaataacaaaaatgacatttatgacaatccTGATCGGTGTAacctattttttataatttcgcaaaaattgtTGCGCACAAATGCGTTGAAGACCCCCAGcaagaaatgtttaaatacGGCCCATTTCTGAAGCTTCAATAATTTGAGTTATTTATGACGGCCGACAGCAACGGGCTGTCCCAAACGTTCCAACCCTCATAAAAGTATTAGTACGTTATAAAGACCTCCAATATCTTGTACTCCTACTATGTATGTAAGTATAACTTGTCCGTTTATAACTGAATAATTGCTGAACAGATTTTAATGGGGTTTTCACCAAtggttaattaattaagtttTAATATACAAATCATTCATCATCTTGATGAGAAGAGAAAGATCGATTTTTGTAGCTAGCAGGTTGTTTTAGATACTTTGACAACGGTGTAAACTCTGttaaattttctaacaaaGAGGTTGGTCTCaaaatttcaagtaaaaatgaaattaattttaaaatcaaggTAGAATCACCAGGGCGAAGCTTCGTAAAAATACGAAGAAAAAcacgtaaaaaagttttactttaatttaaaaactgtctatattaaacatttcatgttcaaaaaaatagtCCTGAAATTTAAACTGCAGCCAAGTGAAACAGAAACGTAAACATTAATATGAAAAAGTGAAGCaggaaaaattaaagtttGGACCTGATAAACGGCGAATGTGCCGGCGATCTAATTTACCGGAAGTGAAActaactttaaaattagctttgCGAGTAAACTGAACCTAgagaaaactttttttaatgagcgtaaattaaatttgatacGTGCCGGTTTTACCAAACCGAAAAAGTCTCCATAAAGTCAAGCTTATACGTGCTCCCCATTATGGGAGACCGGGCACAAAAGCCAACTAAACACTCTTAGATGAGCTCCCGATgcatttatttaattccaatttattttcttgcatGGAAGCCTCCTAGCTCCTATCTCTAGCGAACATTCAACCGACTGTTATTCCACTTAATCGAATCTCCACACACCTGAATAGGCCATACAACCATCCTTCTTATGCAATGTCACTAAAGCTCCTTCAAAGCACCATGTTATAATATATACGACACGAGTGtaaaacgtttttaaattagatCATCGatcataacaatttttaaaagccTAGCCGCCTTAAAGTGACAAGTGGCGAAATAAATTTCCGCCGGAGGGGCGAGAAGGATGTCGGGGGTAATTTGGAAACAAGACGTTTCCGCGTATAGGTGTATAGGCGGGCGCCATGAATAAAACATCCAAAGTTTATGCCAGTTAAGTATTCAGGATTAAGTAATGAAAAGCTAGGTACAAAGTCGACCGTAAAACTTTTTACTCACCCCGGAATGTTGCAGATGTATAGCTTGAAACCTCTCGTCACTGCTGTATGTTGTTAATCCGACTGTGAGTAAATGATAATCCTTTCTTCTAATCCAAGAGACCTAAAACATTCGAATTTATCATGCACTCGAGCAAACCACTAGTACGCACTTGATTATAAGAATTATTGCTATTGTTTTCGTGCTGCTCTCGCCTTTTTGCCCCCAACGATAGGAGTGGTAGTTAATCATTACACTGCCATTGGGGATGAAAGCCGTGCAATTTAAATGGATAATGCCGTCATAAGAGATGGTGGGAAAGAAAGTCGGTTTTATTAAGGAAAATGTATGAACGCTTTTAGTCAAGCTATAATTATACCAAgtgatttattctttttatttcttcaaagaAAACTAACCGTTctgaaataaatgttttaatatttttattttgtaaaattttgctgCATGTTGAACAGACGTgatgcaaaatttttttctgcatATTCTCGGTTGTAATGTAACAGGTGGTACCTAAATAATTATCATCGATGATGTTTGGAAGTGAAACCGAGCTGCGGATTCTACAAGTCTGTGGTTCGAATTAAATGTGTTGCTCCGGTTACACGAGTCGTATTGTCGATAGTTATTAATAATATCACGAGTTTATATTTGATAAGAGAACATAATGAATTAATAAACGAGGAACATTTAAATCCATAAGCCAGTGCTTTAGACGCATGCGCACTTTTAAATGGGAGTAAATGTTAACAGCCGATACAATAGTTTCCATCATATCACTCATCTTTCagtgtttatttttgtaaacacTAAATCACAATAACCATACGATAGAAAAGTGCCGTAATATACGTTAtatcacaaaataaaactgtcaACTAAATGGAACTtaaactttttctttatttgttgTATCTTTCTATGACTGTTATATTTCCTGACCCAGAACTCATTATCAGATTTCTTTCGAGAGTCCACTGTTATgtgaaaacaaataaacatgTATGTAGTAGGTTCAGAAGATTGAGTCGAGATTGATAATTGAACTGAAAGTATAGAGCGTTCAAAAATTTGGTGCCAAGGGGCTTGATGATTGCGTCTGTTTATATTATCGCATGGCGTAGCTTCACTAggtgtcaaatttcatttattcagtAAATAAGAAGtggtgtgattttttttttaaataatctctttgGAAGTACTCAATGAGAATTTTCTTGGTTTTCTTATGTTGAGTGAGAAGAACACGGCCTGCtcgatttataaatttttttgaacgctcgttattactccattgaacaatatatatttatatcaAAACATTCTTTacattcatttaattttattgtttatattgacgaaaagaaaaaaaatcatcctTGAACGAGACCGTGTAATTACCATGTATTATTAGGAGTTTTAGAATCAAATTAATGGATCTAGGTTATACTCCAAATTATTAGTACTGGATGTGTTTGCGATAACATTGGTCAATTCCTGTAACGAGCGGTAACCTCAACCCTTTATTACCTAGATCAGGTAACAAGCATGCCTGAAATAGCCATCTAATTGGAATCGTGAAAGTCCTTACTGATAAAGACATCCACtaaacattattaaacatattttttctacgactataCTCTATTTCACTATTATTACTGCGTAAAACATGTTTATGGTaatagtgtaaaaaaataaaaagcttTGAAAAAGTGCCACAGTGTATTATTACTTCACTCTGGTGTTCTGCAAATACATGCACTGAAATAGTTGGAGCATAAAAGTAAAAACTTCTCATTCgtaaaaaaagtgctactttttGGACATAAATTGCATAAATTGCATAAATGACTACATATTATCAATTTTCATATGTTGTAAGAATTGtatcatattaaaataattttatctacGGCTGCTTGGATAAGTCGTTATTACAACACTCATTTACAGTCATTTGAGTTGCGTAATGtagttcattaccgcactggtttcattacgtaacgcatttttatttagaagcaaacagacaaaatttattgaaatacagcaatacaaaagaaaagctaggtacttattgtaaatacataaCACAGTCCTTGCATTTTGTTCGCCCAGTAGCCGGCATCGACttcgtttcggtcttcaatctctgggcttggcgcaaaaagactcacttccacTTTTAATGATATCATCTACTACTCTCTTTTGGGTTACTCGCACAAGAGACCACTTTGTAATACACGTCATATTGGAAAAACGACGCAAACTGCAGTGACACCTCCAGAGACGCTCGTCTCTTGCACTCCAGGTCGTCCTCGAAACAGAATCACACACGTGTCCATTCCAGGTTCTGGTACTTTTCTCACTTGACGTCGGGGTAACCCCAATGTACATTTTTCGAAGTCACTTCACTTCCGAGAGCCGCGATAAGACGTAAACGACCCGGTTctcaattatgaaaaatttaaaacaacgcGTTGTTTACAAACAGAATTAGCTGGTTGTCCTGGTATTAAGCAAATTGTTTCAATCTTgttgctttgattttgaattaaaacgattgaaactgacatttaacaattatcaaaatatatttttgtaaatgtcaaatttgacgtttttgccaaaaattgatttttttaattaataattcgcagccgtagataaaatgttgtacataacacgtgggctaaagcatattacaggaaactcgtgtgttacagatgaactcgggctaacgccctcgtcatctgcaatcttcacactcgagtcctgtaatattgcttttatcccactaattatgtaaataactattattttcgttattgttttatagttGAATAACTTATATCgggttttcatttaaatttatcttcaaagtAGACGTTGAAGAGTGAACGCACGACGGATTatattacagatcacggatcagctatttaaacctaacctcacgttttgcgttgtttgtgtttttactctgcagactgacaagtggtgcgttcacaatcgactcttcaacgccaactttgaggagaaatttaaatgagcaCACGATACTAATAATTGTAACATCCGTTTAATGACCATTTTTATCGACATACGAGTATGTTATTGTAGATAGATTTTTACTATAGTATTGTCAATAGTGATAATGGTCTGGTGAATGAAAATAC contains these protein-coding regions:
- the LOC138124110 gene encoding limbic system-associated membrane protein-like, which codes for MGIEKWPLFLFIFTLHVLNSTDAQDSTAFPQSHVFRYKDPEVDLGDELNELGASFSPVESPPVHFATENSTVVTSQTGSTALIPCVVNNIGDGMVSWIRRKDYHLLTVGLTTYSSDERFQAIHLQHSGDWTLQIRYVQNRDAGLYECQVSSHPPTSIFIHLNVVEARAEIQGPSEKYLKPGSGLRLQCNVLQSTELPTYVFWYHNNRMINYDVDRGINVTTTLSEKTSVLTITSAATHHSGNYSCVPSNAQSASTYVHILNGENPAAMQHGARGLSWLQCSPSSWLLVLTIVNMMC